One genomic segment of Vulpes vulpes isolate BD-2025 chromosome 2, VulVul3, whole genome shotgun sequence includes these proteins:
- the GPR179 gene encoding probable G-protein coupled receptor 179 isoform X2, which translates to MPGGSAPSWLAYHTFCHLLWTQARPQPRGQCVPLESRGFVLGHYLCRCRPGFYGASHSGGLEESAAQPTGQFASSQGSSGRLLRCQRCAEGCTSCIDATPCLVEEALVLRAALLACQACCMLAVFLSMLVSYRCRRSKRIRASGVVLLEAILFGSLLLYFPVFILYFKPSVFRCIALRWVRLLGFATVYGTIILKLYRVLQLFLSRSAQRGPHLSDGRLLQRLGLLLMLVLGFLVVWTVGALERGIYTPLVARGHTPTGRHFYLCHHDRWDYIMVVVEMLLLCWGSFLCYATRAVPSAFHEPRYMGIALHNELLLSAAFHTARFVLVPSLHPDWTLLLFFFHTHSTVTTTLALIFIPKFQRPGAPPREEMVDEVYEDELDLQRSGSYLDSSIASAWSERSLDPGDIRDELKKLYAQLEVHKTKEMAANNPHLPKKRGSSRQGLGRSFMRYLAEFPEALARQHSRDAGSPSRSSLPGSSRRRLLSSSLQESEGPPTLRKSRSTYDHDRHGHPRDQDPPLLDSLLRRKLAKKASRESRESRESVEGPPALGFRSASAHNLTVGERLPRARPASLQKSLSVVAGSREKALLVASQAYLEETYRQAKEREERRKAKAALASPGRRPSARRLERAQRAPLSAPPSPAKSRSVDSSHTTGRLQEAARRLPHPPVRHQVSTPIMALSGTCPGEPRMLSPTSTLAPTLIPAPAPATTPVPVPVLTSVPVPALAPVPVPPQSPSLLTFICPWENAELPVKKGNVAQEVPSGPERSSLSPAPARAKLWRALSVAVERRGTGENGVDTEDGRVQGGVDEGDEDKPKVFSKSHSLKTPVQQGSMHSLGLAIKALTRSRSTHKEKESGEESPETEKGRASGEGVGACPRSPRLGRPKAVSKQAALAPCEDEESLQNQQNAHTSRMLQVCHQEGSREQADRGRRPSQGPGEGKVERGGKARSATLTQARQGTVGDKSTERAKEAPVGGRELPRAGFQSLGNADRRVTEVRPWEVTESEVWQPDSSNKAQICPWEVSEGAPEKGALRQYLDDTQERGKASGKPEPQNVVVARKKPERLVRGQEAICPWEGTDPGSQSPRSASQDSDRAKGKSEAVGRTEARGMEKHQQEAIGPEVRPPDIAELCPWEACEGKNGKPFQEGVKKLPQEKQETSKKAIFWKEQKLSGDLESFCPCERTDFRGPSAVSTPVLGTAGCSGSLGSSISEVCPWESGDAPIRKAEICPWELGDEVAGKEMLSQETSGEFLQEKGKASRKGLFGEMGEQTGKAVEKSHQQQESVCPPESRALGPSSPHLDNSSAKVGGQLLSNGGRATQVGPQGDSRPELKELTPARAELCPWEVNERIREDWTTGQTTKAGESQKDVEKAPGTSGMRDGTPWEKPKEQIPKQEAVCPWENVDPGSFSSQPGPQDTDGPKASFHTSGKVGSKTAEVCPWDTEDTVPAEKAEVCPWEVSAGARQGRALGVEATRKFPNDTGKASVGPGPSETAVTALKMPERPAWEREVACPWESLDPGSSSWHSDTLGTDRPKAGFQELDRVGCRAAEVCPWEVEEAPTSEKAKICPWEVNEGAPGMGLEQESGGDSARQGEKTLEKERLTSSGEDISNQETKQSQEQEAICPWEDLREPPAQGAEVSDSSLSMSSKVAEGCSLEVRNKAAEKGDLTQDPKMGSLPQHKTPDNASSSTAGEFTTENEREASHELQSICPWESGAPASAFSPPDSQCHNLPKAGSQGLAEVCPWDAPTPDSSAKAEICPWEVTEGVPDEVMASQDRKGKPPEEKEKAPGRPEPKAVAAQEKPERADGRKEAVCPWERQDCGAPSLQPAPRAADRSKGSSEVAGSVGAKVAEVCPWEAEEAPAKAVEICPWEVNEEATEKGRLEQEVDSKSPGQGEILQKMAPEGTEEHFLKAAEVSREQETVCPWEDASSGAPVPQPDAPNACPPKGSPHGASGMVSRMAELCQWEVTDPEGNKIRGTMADICDWEGPGAPSEEFGLLALPATGTEIFFPTAPENPPCLLVHRPAGGLLPESKSPRPEVSKVPTTFTPEGARELQGTSGHGPRTGSAPELSLQEAEAQEPSLLTEDQGQVASTALHEQLSPPTVYPWDCE; encoded by the exons TGTGTCCCCTTGGAGAGTCGGGGCTTTGTCCTTGGCCACTACCTTTGCCGCTGCCGACCCGGCTTCTATGGGGCAAGCCACTCTGGGG GGTTAGAAGAGAGTGCTGCCCAGCCGACTGGACAATTCGCGTCCTCTCAAGGCAGCTCTGGGAGGCTGCTGCGGTGCCAGCGATGTGCCGAGGGCTGCACCAGCTGCATAGATGCCACGCCGTGCCTGGTGGAGGAAGCCCTGGTGCTGCGGGCAGCACTGCTAGCCTGCCAGGCCTGCTGTATGCTGGCCGTCTTCCTGAGCATGCTGGTCTCCTACCGTTGCCGCCGGAGCAAG AGGATCCGAGCCTCTGGAGTTGTTCTGCTGGAAGCCATCCTTTTTGGATCTCTGCTGCTCTACTTCCCT GTCTTCATCCTGTACTTCAAGCCCAGTGTATTCCGCTGCATCGCTCTCCGCTGGGTCCGGTTGCTGGGTTTTGCCACTGTCTACGGCACCATTATACTCAAGCTTTATAG AGTGCTCCAGCTGTTCCTGTCTCGATCGGCCCAGCGGGGCCCCCACCTGAGCGATGGGCGGCTGCTGCAGCGGCTGGGGCTGCTCCTGATGCTAGTGCTGGGCTTCCTGGTGGTGTGGACGGTGGGGGCCCTGGAACGAGGCATCTACACGCCCCTGGTGGCCCGAGGCCACACTCCCACGGGCCGCCACTTCTACCTCTGCCATCACGACCGCTGGGACTACATCATGGTTGTGG TCGAGATGCTGCTCCTGTGCTGGGGCAGCTTTCTCTGCTATGCCACCCGAGCTGTACCCTCAGCCTTCCACGAGCCGCGCTATATGGGCATCGCCCTGCACAATGAGCTGCTGCTCTCTGCTGCTTTCCACACAGCCAG gTTTGTGCTGGTTCCTTCCCTGCACCCAGACTGGACCctgctcctcttcttcttccacaCCCACAGCACGGTCACCACCACACTGGCTCTGATCTTCATTCCTAAG TTCCAGAGGCCGGGGGCTCCTCCCCGAGAGGAGATGGTGGATGAGGTGTATGAGGACGAGCTGGACCTGCAGCGCTCAGGCTCCTACCTGGACAGCAGCATTGCCTCAGCCTGGAGTGAGCGCAGCCTGGACCCTGGAGACATTCGG GACGAGCTAAAGAAGCTCTACGCCCAGCTGGAAGTCCACAAGACCAAGGAGATGGCCGCGAACAACCCGCACCTGCCTAAAAAGCGGGGCAGCTCGCGCCAGGGCCTGGGCCGCTCCTTCATGAGGTACCTGGCCGAGTTCCCAGAGGCCCTGGCCCGCCAGCACTCCCGGGATGCGGGCTCCCCCAGCCGCAGCAGCCTGCCCGGCTCCTCGCGCCGCCGGCTCCTCAGCTCCAGCCTCCAGGAGTCCGAAGGGCCCCCGACGCTGCGCAAGTCCCGCAGCACCTACGACCACGACCGCCACGGCCACCCCCGGGATCAGGACCCGCCGCTCCTCGACTCGCTGCTGCGGAGGAAGCTGGCCAAGAAGGCCTCAAGGGAAAGCAGGGAGAGTCGGGAGTCAGTGGAGGggccccctgccctgggcttcAGGTCAGCCAGTGCCCACAACCTGACGGTGGGCGAGAGGCTCCCCAGGGCCCGGCCCGCGTCGCTGCAGAAGTCGCTGAGCGTGGTGGCAGGCTCCCGGGAAAAGGCCCTGCTCGTGGCCAGCCAGGCCTACCTGGAGGAGACCTATCGGCAGGCCAAGGAgcgagaggagagaaggaaggccaAGGCAGCCTTGGCGAGCCCCGGGAGGAGGCCGTCGGCCAGGAGGCTGGAGCGAGCTCAAAGGGCCCCCCTGtcagccccaccctccccagccaAGAGCCGCAGTGTGGACAGCTCCCACACCACCGGGAGGCTTCAGGAGGCTGCCAGAAGGCTGCCTCACCCACCTGTCCGGCACCAGGTCTCCACACCCATCATGGCCCTGTCTGGAACCTGCCCGGGAGAGCCAAGGATGCTATCTCCCACCTCCACCTTGGCTCCAACTCTGAtaccagctccagccccagccacgACCCCAGTCCCGGTCCCAGTCCTGACCTCGGTCCCCGTCCCTGCCCTGGCACCAGTCCCGGTCCCCCCCCAAAGCCCCAGCTTACTCACCTTCATCTGCCCCTGGGAGAATGCAGAACTGCCAGTCAAGAAAGGAAATGTGGCTCAGGAAGTTCCCTCAGGCCCAGAGCGAAGcagcctgtcccctgccccagcTCGGGCCAAGCTCTGGAGAGCCCTCTCTGTTGCAGTCGAGAGAAGGGGCACTGGAGAGAATGGGGTGGACACAGAGGATGGACGCGTCCAAGGGGGAGTTGATGAGGGGGACGAGGACAAGCCCAAGGTCTTCTCTAAATCCCACAGCCTCAAGACCCCTGTTCAGCAGGGCTCCATGCACAGCCTAGGCTTGGCTATCAAAGCGCTGACCCGTTCTCGGAGCACTCACAAAGAGAAGGAGAGCGGGGAAGAGAGTCCCGAGACTGAGAAGGGAAGAGCTTCAGGAGAGGGTGTGGGGGCGTGCCCCAGGTCTCCCAGGCTAGGCCGGCCCAAGGCGGTGAGTAAGCAGGCTGCCCTTGCACCCTGCGAGGATGAGGAGTCCCTCCAGAACCAACAGAACGCTCACACCAGCAGAATGCTTCAAGTCTGTCAccaggagggcagcagggaaCAAGCTGACAGAGGTAGGAGGCCATCCCAGGGTCCAGGGGAGGGGAAAGTAGAGAGAGGGGGTAAAGCCAGGTCTGCTACACTGACACAAGCCAGGCAGGGCACGGTTGGGGACAAAAGCACTGAGCGAGCAAAAGAAGCCCCTGTGGGGGGGCGGGAACTGCCCAGAGCTGGCTTTCAGTCCCTAGGCAATGCTGACCGCAGGGTGACAGAGGTACGCCCCTGGGAAGTCACAGAGTCAGAAGTGTGGCAGCCTGACAGTAGCAACAAGGCCCAGATCTGCCCCTGGGAGGTGAGCGAGGGAGCCCCTGAGAAGGGGGCATTACGACAATATCTAGATGACActcaagagagagggaaagcctCAGGAAAGCCAGAGCCCCAAAATGTGGTTGTTGCTCGGAAAAAGCCAGAGAGGCTGGTCAGAGGGCAGGAGGCCATATGTCCCTGGGAGGGTACCGATCCTGGGAGTCAGTCCCCTCGGTCAGCCTCTCAGGACTCTGATAGAGCCAAGGGCAAGTCTGAGGCAGTGGGCAGAACAGAAGCTAGAGGGATGGAGAAGCATCAGCAGGAAGCCATTGGCCCTGAAGTTCGTCCACCTGACATTGCAGAGCTCTGCCCCTGGGAAGCATGTGAAGGAAAGAATGGGAAACCATTCCAGGAGGGAGTGAAGAAGCTTCCCCAGGAAAAGCAGGAAACCTCCAAGAAAGCTATTTTCTGGAAAGAACAGAAACTGAGTGGAGACTTGGAGTCTTTTTGTCCATGCGAGAGGACAGATTTCCGGGGTCCCTCAGCAGTCTCTACCCCAGTCCTGGGAACCGCAGGGTGCTCCGGGAGCTTGGGCAGTAGCATCTCAGAGGTGTGTCCATGGGAGTCAGGAGATGCTCCTATCAGGAAAGCAGAGATCTGTCCCTGGGAGCTGGGTGATGAGGTAGCAGGAAAGGAAATGCTAAGTCAGGAAACAAGTGGAGAATTTCTCCAGGAAAAGGGGAAGGCCTCCAGAAAAGGGCTCTTTGGAGAGATGGGAGAACAAACTGGGAAGGCAGTGGAGAAAAGTCATCAACAGCAGGAGTCAGTGTGTCCCCCAGAGAGTAGAGCCCTTGGGCCCTCCAGCCCACATCTAGATAATTCCTCAGCCAAAGTTGGTGGCCAACTCCTTAGCAATGGAGGAAGAGCAACGCAGGTAGGTCCCCAGGGAGATTCCAGGCCAGAGCTAAAGGAATTAACACCTGCCAGGGCAGAACTCTGTCCCTGGGaggtaaatgaaagaataagagaaGACTGGACAACGGGCCAGACAACAAAAGCAGGAGAATCTcaaaaggatgtggagaaagcacCTGGAACATCAGGGATGAGAGATGGCACACCTTGGGAAAAGCCCAAGGAACAGATCCCAAAGCAGGAAGCAGTCTGTCCTTGGGAGAACGTGGACCCTGGCAGCTTCTCCTCACAGCCGGGCCCTCAAGACACAGATGGACCCAAAGCCAGTTTTCACACATCAGGCAAGGTGGGAAGCAAAACTGCTGAGGTCTGTCCATGGGATACAGAGGACACTGTGCCTGCCGAGAAGGCTGAGGTCTGTCCCTGGGAGGTGAGTGCTGGAGCAAGGCAGGGAAGGGCTTTGGGAGTTGAGGCCACTAGGAAATTTCCAAATGACACAGGAAAGGCTTCTGTGGGTCCCGGACCCAGTGAGACAGCTGTTACTGCTTTGAAGATGCCAGAGAGGCCAGCCTGGGAGCGAGAGGTGGCCTGTCCCTGGGAAAGCTTGGATCCAGGCAGCTCCTCTTGGCATTCTGACACTCTGGGCACTGACAGACCAAAAGCTGGATTCCAGGAGCTGGACCGGGTGGGCTGCAGGGCAGCTGAGGTGTGTCCCTGGGAAGTGGAGGAAGCACCTACCAGTGAGAAAGCCAAGATCTGTCCCTGGGAGGTGAATGAAGGAGCTCCTGGGATGGGATTGGAACAAGAGAGCGGGGGTGACTCAgcaaggcagggggagaaaaCTCTAGAAAAGGAGAGACTCACCTCCTCCGGAGAAGACATATCAAATCAGGAGACAAAACAGAGTCAAGAGCAGGAAGCTATTTGTCCTTGGGAGGACTTGAGGGAACCCCCTGCTCAGGGTGCTGAGGTCTCAGACTCGTCCCTCAGCATGAGTAGCAAGGTGGCAGAGGGATGTTCCTTGGAGGTAAGGAATAAGGCAGCAGAGAAAGGGGACCTAACACAAGACCCAAAGATGGGCTCCCTCCCACAACACAAAACCCCAGACAATGCCTCATCTTCAACAGCAGGAGAATTCACTACTGAAAATGAGAGGGAAGCAAGCCACGAGCTACAATCGATCTGTCCATGGGAAAGTGGGGCCCCAGCCAGTGCTTTCTCCCCCCCAGACAGTCAGTGCCATAACCTACCTAAAGCTGGCTCTCAGGGACTGGCTGAGGTGTGCCCATGGGATGCTCCCACACCTGACAGCAGCGCCAAAGCGGAGATCTGCCCCTGGGAGGTAACTGAAGGAGTCCCTGACGAAGTAATGGCAAGccaagacagaaaaggaaaacctccagaggagaaagagaaagccccAGGGAGACCAGAGCCCAAAGCTGTGGCAGCTCAAGAAAAGCCAGAGAGGGCTGATGGGAGAAAGGAGGCAGTGTGTCCCTGGGAGAGGCAAgattgtggggctccatctctaCAGCCAGCCCCACGAGCTGCTGACAGAAGCAAAGGCAGTTCTGAGGTGGCAGGCAGTGTGGGGGCCAAGGTGGCAGAAGTGTGTCCGTGGGAAGCAGAAGAGGCTCCGGCTAAAGCAGTGGAAATCTGCCCTTGGGAGGTGAATGAAGAagccacagagaaagggagactTGAGCAAGAGGTGGACAGTAAATCCCCAGGACAGGGAGAAATCCTTCAAAAGATGGCACCTGAAGGGACTGAAGAACACTTCCTCAAAGCAGCAGAAGTCAGCAGAGAGCAGGAGACAGTCTGCCCCTGGGAAGATGCAAGTTCAGGGGCACCTGTCCCCCAGCCAGATGCTCCAAATGCTTGCCCACCCAAAGGCAGTCCCCATGGAGCAAGCGGTATGGTGAGCAGGATGGCAGAGCTGTGTCAATGGGAAGTCACAGATCCAGAAGGAAATAAGATAAGGGGCACGATGGCAGACATTTGTGATTGGGAGGGACCTGGAGCCCCCTCTGAGGAATTTGGCCTTTTGGCTTTACCAGCAACTGGGacagaaatatttttccctaCGGCCCCTGAGAACCCACCATGCCTTTTAGTCCACAGACCTGCAGGCGGCTTACTTCCAGAAAGCAAAAGCCCCCGCCCTGAGGTGAGCAAAGTACCCACCACTTTTACTCCGGAAGGTGCCAGAGAGCTCCAAGGAACTTCAGGACATGGGCCGAGGACTGGCTCAGCCCCAGAACTGAGTCTCCAAGAAGCTGAAGCTCAGGAACCCTCCCTCTTAACTGAAGACCAAGGACAAGTGGCTTCTACAGCTCTACATGAGCAACTCTCCCCTCCAACTGTCTATCCTTGGGACTGCGAGTAA